The Chryseolinea soli genome contains a region encoding:
- a CDS encoding LytR/AlgR family response regulator transcription factor, with protein MRLAEKLNSPFPFYLNDERKNVIFILFVSLFVVFFLQVYRTSHHQHVLTLGHKFLFGGVTFVVLFFNILVLPRLFPQAFDTSQWTIKKYILLTLWHCVVIGAASSLIEKLFLFPDMPFWDLVVGANREVAQTGVITITIMTLFLRNNVLKQNLRSATQANRELSEIKSLKRENHAGNGQNHHLTLHSETSETLSFHLPDLLFIEADDNYSTVVWKDSKGMHKKLLRANLKSMESQINNDFAIRCHRSYLVNVNAIANISGNANGYKLQILDTDISIPVSRTKGKEVIEKIHHLRNAMEMA; from the coding sequence ATGCGTTTAGCTGAAAAACTCAATTCTCCCTTTCCGTTCTATCTGAATGATGAGCGTAAAAACGTCATCTTCATACTGTTTGTCAGCCTTTTTGTGGTGTTCTTTCTGCAGGTTTACCGCACTTCCCATCACCAACATGTGCTCACCCTGGGGCACAAATTTTTGTTTGGTGGGGTCACGTTTGTGGTCCTCTTCTTCAATATACTTGTATTGCCCCGATTATTTCCGCAGGCCTTTGACACTTCTCAGTGGACAATAAAAAAATATATACTGCTCACGCTGTGGCATTGCGTGGTCATCGGGGCCGCCAGCTCGCTGATTGAGAAACTGTTCCTTTTTCCGGATATGCCCTTTTGGGACCTGGTGGTGGGAGCAAACCGGGAGGTTGCGCAAACGGGTGTGATCACCATCACCATCATGACGCTGTTCCTGAGAAACAATGTGTTGAAACAAAACCTGCGCAGCGCCACCCAGGCCAACCGGGAATTGAGCGAGATCAAGAGCCTGAAACGGGAAAATCACGCCGGCAACGGTCAAAACCACCACCTAACCCTGCATTCAGAGACCAGCGAAACCCTGAGTTTTCACCTCCCCGACCTCCTCTTCATCGAGGCCGACGACAACTATTCTACCGTGGTGTGGAAAGACAGCAAGGGCATGCACAAAAAGCTGCTGCGGGCCAACCTCAAAAGCATGGAAAGCCAGATCAACAACGACTTTGCCATCCGTTGCCACCGCTCCTACCTGGTGAATGTGAACGCCATTGCCAATATCAGTGGGAATGCGAACGGTTATAAGCTTCAGATCCTGGACACAGACATTTCCATCCCGGTGTCGCGCACAAAAGGGAAGGAAGTGATCGAAAAGATCCACCATTTGCGCAACGCGATGGAAATGGCTTGA
- a CDS encoding TraB/GumN family protein, translating into MRSCARLFFWLTLCGLSPQALAQSPAAENAVFWEISANGLSKPSYLFGTFHLKGSTYVDSLTQVIDKFKGSGTVVGELLFDSTMTMKVMTASIMKDTTLDMLMSREHFQQTASWLKELTGYDLKMFNKMNPMMIEILIMSTLQQKYFPAPPNDRPMDLYFQQRAKTEGKKMIGLESFDEQINALYNQFSYKRQADMLMDYVLEKDRAKSDVVNMNRYYREGNLSQLESMMTREVFSEKETDVLVNDRNRKWMIQLPGLMKEQQTFIAVGALHLAGENGLVALLRKAGYVVRPVRML; encoded by the coding sequence ATGAGATCCTGCGCACGATTATTTTTCTGGCTCACCTTGTGCGGCCTCTCCCCTCAAGCCTTGGCGCAATCGCCGGCGGCAGAGAATGCCGTGTTTTGGGAGATCAGCGCCAACGGTCTCTCCAAGCCTTCTTATCTCTTTGGAACCTTTCATTTGAAAGGCTCCACCTATGTGGACAGCCTCACGCAAGTGATCGATAAGTTCAAAGGCAGTGGCACCGTCGTGGGCGAATTGCTCTTCGACAGCACCATGACCATGAAGGTGATGACCGCCTCCATCATGAAAGACACCACGCTCGACATGTTGATGAGCCGCGAACACTTCCAGCAAACGGCTTCCTGGCTGAAAGAACTGACGGGCTATGACCTGAAGATGTTCAACAAGATGAATCCGATGATGATCGAGATCCTCATCATGAGCACGCTCCAACAAAAATATTTCCCCGCCCCGCCCAACGACCGCCCCATGGATCTCTATTTCCAGCAACGCGCAAAGACCGAGGGTAAAAAGATGATCGGCCTCGAATCGTTCGATGAGCAAATCAACGCGCTGTACAATCAATTCAGCTACAAGCGGCAGGCCGATATGCTCATGGACTACGTGCTGGAGAAAGACCGCGCAAAAAGCGACGTCGTCAACATGAATCGCTACTACCGCGAGGGCAACCTGAGTCAACTGGAATCGATGATGACCCGCGAAGTGTTCTCTGAAAAAGAGACAGACGTGCTGGTCAACGACCGTAACCGTAAATGGATGATCCAACTTCCCGGGCTGATGAAAGAACAGCAAACCTTTATTGCCGTGGGCGCGCTGCATTTGGCAGGCGAAAATGGGTTGGTCGCGCTGCTGCGCAAAGCCGGCTATGTGGTGAGGCCTGTGCGAATGTTGTAA
- a CDS encoding RNA polymerase sigma factor — protein sequence MAIAEEKRFINLINEHQGLIHKVCIMYENDPDVRNDLFQEIVFQLWKSFSTFRGEAKITTWMYRIALNTAISGFRKQTRNVKTEDLKELHLNISDGWADDREEEVQRLHWAIRQLSEIERAMIMMALEEVPYEEIAETIGITQNNVRVRMNRIREKLKKLMCP from the coding sequence TTGGCGATAGCGGAAGAAAAGCGATTCATTAACCTGATCAATGAGCACCAGGGGCTCATCCACAAGGTCTGTATCATGTATGAGAACGACCCGGATGTGCGCAACGATCTGTTCCAGGAGATCGTGTTCCAATTGTGGAAGTCATTTTCAACGTTTCGGGGTGAGGCCAAGATCACCACGTGGATGTATCGTATCGCGCTGAACACCGCCATCTCCGGTTTTCGGAAGCAAACGCGGAATGTAAAGACAGAAGACCTGAAAGAGCTTCACCTCAACATTTCCGATGGCTGGGCCGACGATCGCGAAGAAGAAGTGCAACGCCTCCACTGGGCCATACGCCAGCTCTCCGAGATCGAGCGCGCCATGATCATGATGGCGTTGGAAGAAGTGCCCTATGAAGAGATCGCCGAAACGATTGGCATCACCCAAAATAATGTGCGGGTCAGGATGAACCGCATTCGTGAAAAACTCAAAAAACTTATGTGTCCCTAA
- a CDS encoding RimK family protein, with the protein MPKLIIVENPSHWRFNLEDVEVISPSRYIEGEDYPARGLKVINLCKSYQYQSLGYYVSLLAEARKHKVLPGVSTIQDLRFPSILREDSQDFDDLIQASFKGVTTDKVEFNIYFGSSNEEDLNPLAKQLFQYIQAPSLRATFTKRSKWVLQSIKPLSLGEVPEEDQSLLRSSAERYLLRKREVRPDKKKYDMAILVDPKDANPPSDEKAIQKFIKAGDQAGFNVELITRDDFDELIQYDALFIRETTYVNHYTFRFAKKAQSLGLTVIDDPESILKCTNKVYLNELLTANKILTPKSYVVSKENYKTLSEKLPYPFILKQPDGAFSKGVFKIKDAEEYKKVCAEMFVKSELLIAQEFLPTTFDWRVGIIDGKPLYVCKYFMATEHWQIVNWNSEKQNREGDVESVAVDNAPAGLIRTALKATALIGRSLYGVDMKEVDGKFYVIEINDNPNIDSGMEDKILKDKLYATIMDVFLNKIKAEK; encoded by the coding sequence ATGCCAAAACTCATCATCGTTGAAAATCCCAGCCACTGGCGGTTCAATCTCGAAGACGTCGAAGTCATTTCGCCTTCGCGGTATATCGAGGGGGAAGATTACCCGGCCCGTGGACTGAAGGTGATCAACCTCTGCAAAAGTTACCAATACCAAAGCCTCGGCTATTACGTGTCGCTCCTGGCCGAAGCCCGGAAACACAAGGTGCTGCCCGGCGTGTCGACCATCCAGGACCTGCGCTTCCCGTCAATCCTGCGGGAAGATTCACAGGACTTTGACGACCTGATCCAGGCGTCGTTCAAGGGGGTGACCACCGACAAAGTGGAGTTCAACATTTACTTTGGCAGCAGCAATGAAGAAGATCTGAACCCGCTGGCGAAGCAACTCTTTCAATACATCCAGGCACCGAGTTTGCGGGCCACGTTCACGAAGCGAAGCAAGTGGGTGCTGCAAAGTATCAAGCCGTTGAGTTTGGGTGAGGTACCGGAAGAGGATCAGTCGTTGCTGCGTTCGTCGGCAGAGCGTTACCTGCTGCGCAAACGCGAAGTGCGGCCCGATAAAAAGAAATATGACATGGCCATCCTCGTCGACCCGAAGGATGCCAATCCACCTTCCGACGAAAAAGCCATCCAGAAATTCATCAAAGCCGGCGACCAGGCGGGCTTCAACGTGGAGTTGATCACCCGCGACGACTTCGACGAGCTCATCCAATACGACGCCCTCTTCATCCGCGAAACGACTTACGTGAACCACTACACCTTCCGCTTCGCCAAGAAGGCCCAGTCGTTGGGGCTCACCGTGATCGACGATCCGGAGTCCATTCTCAAATGCACCAACAAAGTTTACCTCAACGAATTGCTGACGGCCAACAAGATCCTCACGCCCAAGTCGTATGTGGTGAGCAAAGAAAACTATAAGACCCTCTCGGAGAAGCTTCCCTATCCCTTCATCCTGAAGCAACCCGATGGCGCGTTCAGCAAGGGCGTTTTCAAGATCAAGGATGCCGAGGAGTATAAAAAAGTGTGCGCCGAGATGTTTGTGAAATCGGAGCTACTCATTGCCCAGGAGTTTTTGCCGACGACCTTTGACTGGCGTGTCGGCATTATTGACGGCAAGCCGTTGTATGTTTGCAAGTATTTTATGGCGACGGAACATTGGCAGATCGTGAACTGGAATTCGGAAAAGCAAAATCGCGAAGGGGATGTAGAGTCGGTGGCCGTAGACAACGCACCGGCCGGACTGATCCGGACGGCACTAAAAGCCACGGCTCTGATCGGCCGCAGCCTCTATGGGGTGGACATGAAGGAAGTAGATGGAAAGTTCTATGTGATCGAGATCAACGACAACCCCAACATCGACTCCGGTATGGAAGATAAAATTTTAAAAGATAAGTTATACGCCACCATCATGGATGTTTTCTTAAACAAGATCAAAGCCGAAAAATGA
- a CDS encoding N-formylglutamate amidohydrolase, whose translation MNIIFTCEHAGNTVPPSYGHFFKGQEDVLQSHRGWDPGAVEVARYLSDQLAAPLWVCETTRLLVEPNRSLHNDALFSEYVKALTDAEREHILQQYYHPHRGAVEDLIERATQPTLHLAIHSFTPVLNGVTRTVDVGLLFDPSRKNETEFCRRYAEALEQYLPAMSIQFNAPYKGIDDGFPTYLRTVFPDECYVGIEVEINQKYIGTEEWGAITHALKNGIAKVLDELPYL comes from the coding sequence GTGAACATCATTTTTACATGCGAACACGCCGGAAATACAGTGCCGCCCTCATATGGGCATTTTTTTAAAGGTCAGGAAGACGTGTTGCAGTCCCACCGCGGGTGGGATCCGGGCGCGGTGGAGGTCGCGCGTTATTTGTCCGATCAATTGGCGGCACCCTTATGGGTATGCGAGACCACCCGGTTGCTGGTGGAACCCAACCGGTCGTTGCACAACGATGCTTTGTTTTCCGAATATGTGAAGGCCCTGACGGACGCGGAAAGAGAACACATTTTGCAACAGTACTATCACCCACACCGCGGCGCCGTGGAGGACCTTATTGAACGGGCAACCCAACCCACCCTTCACCTGGCCATCCACTCCTTCACCCCAGTCCTCAATGGGGTCACGCGCACGGTCGATGTGGGTTTGTTGTTTGACCCCTCGCGGAAAAATGAAACCGAATTCTGCCGGCGCTACGCGGAGGCGCTGGAACAATACCTGCCGGCGATGTCCATCCAATTTAACGCCCCCTACAAAGGGATCGACGACGGATTCCCAACCTACCTGCGCACAGTCTTTCCCGACGAGTGCTATGTGGGCATCGAGGTGGAGATCAACCAGAAATATATCGGGACAGAAGAATGGGGGGCGATCACGCACGCGTTGAAGAACGGCATCGCCAAAGTCCTGGACGAGCTGCCTTACTTGTGA
- a CDS encoding AraC family transcriptional regulator, producing the protein MNRSNCITVDYTRILPPAWPVSPVAETEFVAHTPIDTEWGRLALQDLVLPEIHLVKFEGHVSQNLHLQQRESWESTTVDTCIFLEGSIESDFAGLQKRLRMDKGQHNFVYKPEVNQDHYMDAQDSIDILHLSIDRLYYSQLLCDKERWQANLKEKLLNKQPVSGSLDNMQMTPKMFGVVHDILNCSLSGNLRKIVIEAKVLELVALQLDQLVKRDQASTDQKINSKDQDAFYALRDFLHQRFTDDHSLRTLSKAFGLNEFKLKKGFKEIFGTTVFDYLHDLKMEHARRLLQDAGAYVNEVSSQVGYKNPNHFSTAFKRKFGINPTQYRN; encoded by the coding sequence ATGAATCGAAGTAACTGTATTACGGTAGACTACACCCGGATTTTGCCCCCCGCATGGCCCGTCTCGCCTGTCGCTGAAACAGAATTCGTCGCCCATACACCCATTGATACGGAATGGGGCCGCCTCGCCCTGCAAGACCTGGTGCTGCCCGAAATACACCTCGTGAAATTCGAAGGCCACGTGAGCCAAAACCTCCACCTCCAACAACGCGAGTCATGGGAATCGACCACGGTCGACACCTGTATTTTCCTCGAGGGCTCCATTGAGTCTGATTTCGCCGGCCTGCAAAAACGCCTGCGCATGGACAAAGGCCAGCACAACTTCGTGTACAAACCTGAAGTGAACCAGGACCACTACATGGATGCCCAGGACAGCATCGACATCCTCCACCTTTCCATAGACCGTCTGTATTACTCCCAACTGTTGTGCGACAAAGAAAGATGGCAGGCGAACCTCAAAGAAAAATTGCTGAACAAACAACCCGTAAGCGGCAGCCTCGACAACATGCAGATGACACCCAAGATGTTTGGCGTGGTGCACGACATCCTCAACTGCTCACTGAGCGGTAACCTGCGCAAGATCGTGATCGAAGCCAAAGTACTGGAGCTCGTGGCCTTGCAACTGGACCAACTCGTAAAACGCGACCAAGCCTCCACCGATCAAAAAATAAATTCCAAAGACCAGGACGCCTTCTACGCCCTCCGCGATTTTCTCCACCAACGTTTCACCGATGATCACTCGTTGCGCACCCTCAGCAAAGCCTTCGGCCTGAACGAATTCAAACTCAAAAAAGGCTTCAAAGAAATTTTCGGCACCACCGTATTCGACTACCTCCACGATCTCAAAATGGAACACGCCCGCCGCCTGCTCCAAGATGCCGGAGCCTACGTGAACGAAGTCAGCAGCCAGGTAGGCTACAAAAACCCCAACCACTTCTCCACCGCCTTCAAACGCAAGTTCGGCATCAACCCCACGCAGTACAGAAACTAA
- the hemA gene encoding glutamyl-tRNA reductase: protein MTQNFKALVLTYKTAPVAIREQVSLTEEASKKLLNFIRDYTTASDVLVVSTCNRTEVYYLAEKDFSAEIFKGLSLLKQIDAGFEEHFTFFQGPEAVQHLFDVAIGLDAQVIGDLQISGQVKNAYQWSADENMAGPFLHRLMHTIFFVNKRVVQETAFRDGAASISYAAKEMAEDLTAGLTSPKVLVVGVGEIGQDVCLNLAHSRLNQVKILNRTVEKAEKLAQKCGFTSGSIDALADEIAAADIVISSVSGNTPLITRELMSNVKILSHKYFIDLSMPRSIESTIEELPGTIVYNLDDIREKTNEAVEKRKASIPHVQAIIKEVINDFEDWSKEMIVTPTIQKLKNTLEQIRKEELARFLKNTKPEEAERLEEMSKSLMQKILKYPVLQLKAACRRGDAESLSEVLNELFNLEGHPEKSK from the coding sequence ATGACACAGAATTTTAAAGCATTAGTGCTCACCTACAAAACCGCTCCGGTAGCCATCCGCGAGCAGGTTTCTTTGACCGAGGAGGCCTCTAAAAAGCTGTTAAATTTCATCCGCGACTATACCACGGCGTCAGACGTGCTGGTGGTCTCTACCTGCAACCGTACGGAAGTATATTACCTGGCCGAAAAGGACTTTTCCGCTGAAATTTTCAAAGGCCTTTCCCTGCTGAAGCAGATCGACGCCGGTTTTGAAGAACATTTCACGTTTTTCCAGGGCCCTGAGGCCGTGCAGCACCTTTTTGACGTAGCCATCGGCCTGGATGCCCAGGTGATCGGCGACCTTCAAATCTCCGGACAAGTAAAAAATGCCTACCAGTGGAGCGCCGACGAGAATATGGCCGGCCCTTTCCTTCACCGGTTGATGCACACCATATTTTTTGTCAACAAACGCGTCGTACAGGAAACCGCGTTCCGCGATGGCGCCGCCTCCATTTCCTATGCCGCCAAAGAAATGGCCGAAGATCTTACCGCCGGTCTGACCTCGCCCAAAGTGCTGGTGGTCGGCGTTGGAGAGATTGGACAAGACGTTTGCCTGAACCTTGCCCACTCGCGCCTCAACCAGGTAAAGATCCTGAACCGGACCGTTGAAAAGGCGGAAAAGCTGGCTCAAAAATGCGGCTTCACCTCCGGCAGCATCGACGCCCTGGCCGACGAAATTGCCGCAGCCGACATCGTGATCAGTTCCGTGTCGGGCAACACTCCGCTCATTACCCGTGAGCTGATGAGCAACGTAAAAATTCTTTCCCACAAATATTTCATCGATCTCTCCATGCCCCGCAGCATTGAGAGCACCATCGAAGAACTCCCCGGCACCATCGTTTATAATCTCGACGACATCCGCGAGAAGACCAACGAAGCCGTAGAGAAACGCAAAGCTTCCATCCCTCACGTGCAGGCCATCATCAAAGAAGTGATCAACGACTTTGAAGATTGGTCGAAAGAAATGATCGTGACGCCCACCATCCAGAAATTGAAAAATACGCTGGAGCAGATCCGCAAGGAAGAGTTGGCGCGATTCCTGAAAAACACCAAGCCCGAAGAAGCCGAGCGCCTGGAAGAGATGAGCAAATCGCTGATGCAAAAAATATTGAAGTATCCCGTACTCCAATTAAAAGCCGCATGCCGCCGCGGCGATGCCGAATCGTTGTCTGAAGTTTTGAACGAGCTTTTCAATCTGGAGGGTCATCCGGAGAAGTCTAAGTAA
- a CDS encoding cytochrome c4 has protein sequence MIKKILKVTGLVLGVLVVIIAGYYTKAHISTNQRMHKRYAVTPQILPILNDSAVLARGEHLTRIKSCNGCHGKDMGGKVFVDDPALGLLIAPNLTKGKGGRPADYNAEDWSLALRHGLRRDRTPLLFMPSHEFTLMSEEDMTAIISYCANLQPIDREFPKTNIGPLARVLADLDKLPLLPAEMIDHDRKMVKEVKAEISAEYGKYLSTSCTGCHRENLKGGDPVAPGYPEVADISGSGHPGQWTDEQFIQTLRTGVTPEGKTLNPEEMPWTMTKEFSDVELKALHLYLKSI, from the coding sequence ATGATAAAGAAGATCCTGAAAGTTACTGGCCTTGTACTCGGCGTTTTGGTGGTCATTATCGCCGGCTATTATACCAAGGCGCACATCAGCACCAACCAGCGCATGCACAAGCGCTATGCCGTTACCCCGCAGATATTGCCCATCCTGAACGATTCGGCCGTCCTGGCGCGTGGCGAGCACCTCACGCGCATCAAGTCGTGCAACGGCTGTCACGGCAAGGACATGGGTGGTAAAGTATTTGTGGACGATCCCGCGCTCGGGCTCCTGATCGCCCCCAACCTGACAAAAGGAAAAGGTGGACGCCCGGCCGACTACAATGCCGAAGACTGGTCGCTGGCCTTGCGCCATGGCCTGCGCCGCGATCGCACACCGCTTCTGTTCATGCCCTCCCATGAGTTCACCCTCATGAGCGAAGAAGACATGACCGCGATCATTTCCTATTGTGCCAACCTGCAGCCCATTGACCGCGAATTTCCGAAAACCAACATCGGACCGCTGGCCCGCGTGCTGGCCGACCTCGACAAACTGCCATTGTTGCCCGCGGAGATGATCGACCATGATCGCAAAATGGTGAAAGAAGTAAAGGCCGAGATTTCCGCAGAGTATGGCAAATACCTGTCCACCTCCTGCACGGGATGTCACCGCGAGAATTTGAAAGGTGGTGATCCTGTGGCGCCGGGATATCCTGAAGTAGCCGACATCAGTGGCTCGGGACATCCAGGTCAATGGACCGACGAACAGTTCATCCAGACCCTGCGCACGGGTGTGACCCCCGAGGGCAAGACCCTGAACCCGGAAGAAATGCCCTGGACGATGACGAAAGAATTTTCGGATGTGGAGTTGAAAGCGCTTCACCTCTATTTAAAGAGCATATAA
- a CDS encoding carboxylate-amine ligase, protein MMHQPSRIHLFQGYGVELEYMLVDRSTLQIKPITDDLLKHELGHYGSDVEKGMVTWSNELVMHVVELKSTKPESDFATLEKEFAANVKNINTILSQWNAMLLPTAAHPFMNPMTETKLWPHENNEVYTIYNKIFDCKGHGWSNLQSTHLNLPFYDDEEFARLHAAIRLVLPLLPALCASSPMLDGKLTGLMDTRLKYYKTNQSKIPCITGKVIPEAVFSRRNYLNTIYEKIKTEIAPYDPEGELNAIWVNSRGAIPRFDRGSIEIRIMDIQECPAADLAIVSFVIGLIKALVNGKIADHEAQMKWKTETLAQILDQTTEKAQEAVITQTEYLAFFGMQQTTATAREVLQHLAAKMATYDPQPERWKKPVDLILKEGTLSQRIIGAMGKDPSHETIVATFKTLATCLADNKMFSL, encoded by the coding sequence ATGATGCACCAACCGTCACGTATTCACCTCTTCCAGGGCTACGGCGTAGAACTGGAATACATGCTCGTCGACCGCAGCACGCTACAGATCAAACCCATCACCGACGATCTGTTGAAGCACGAGTTGGGGCACTACGGCAGCGATGTGGAGAAAGGGATGGTCACCTGGTCGAACGAGCTGGTGATGCACGTGGTCGAATTGAAGTCCACCAAGCCGGAATCCGATTTTGCTACATTGGAAAAAGAGTTCGCTGCCAATGTGAAAAATATCAACACCATTCTTTCGCAATGGAACGCCATGCTATTGCCTACGGCAGCCCACCCGTTCATGAATCCCATGACGGAAACCAAGCTGTGGCCGCACGAGAACAACGAAGTCTACACCATCTACAACAAGATCTTCGATTGCAAAGGTCATGGCTGGTCCAACCTGCAAAGCACCCACCTAAACCTGCCCTTCTACGACGACGAAGAGTTTGCCCGGCTGCATGCCGCGATCCGGCTGGTGCTGCCCTTGTTGCCGGCCCTTTGCGCCAGCTCGCCGATGTTGGATGGAAAGTTGACGGGCCTGATGGATACGCGGTTGAAGTACTATAAGACCAATCAATCCAAGATCCCTTGCATCACGGGGAAGGTGATCCCGGAAGCCGTGTTCTCGCGACGCAATTATTTGAATACTATTTACGAAAAGATCAAGACCGAGATCGCGCCCTATGACCCCGAAGGCGAACTGAATGCCATCTGGGTGAATTCGCGCGGCGCCATTCCCCGTTTCGATCGCGGCTCTATCGAGATCCGGATCATGGACATCCAGGAATGTCCTGCGGCCGACCTGGCCATTGTGTCGTTTGTGATCGGGCTCATCAAAGCGTTGGTGAACGGCAAGATCGCCGACCATGAAGCTCAGATGAAATGGAAGACGGAAACGCTGGCGCAGATCCTCGATCAAACCACCGAGAAGGCACAAGAGGCCGTGATCACACAAACCGAGTACCTGGCCTTTTTCGGAATGCAACAAACCACGGCCACGGCGCGTGAAGTCTTGCAACATCTCGCCGCGAAAATGGCCACATATGACCCGCAGCCCGAGCGATGGAAAAAACCGGTGGATCTGATTTTGAAAGAAGGCACATTGTCGCAACGGATCATCGGCGCCATGGGGAAAGACCCTTCCCATGAAACGATCGTGGCAACCTTCAAGACGCTCGCCACCTGCCTTGCCGACAATAAAATGTTCAGCCTGTAA
- a CDS encoding group I truncated hemoglobin translates to MKTKIFFTVLTFVAMALTSCNDDNKDEKIEPTLYTRLGGIETISKVTDKFLTNVAADDLINSRFEATVGNHYRLQLLRNNLIDQICAGTGGPCQYKGETMLDAHAGMKITAAEFGAFTADLTAALDYYEVAEREKNDLLAILTPMESDIVDK, encoded by the coding sequence ATGAAAACGAAAATATTTTTTACTGTTCTGACGTTCGTCGCCATGGCCCTTACGAGTTGTAATGACGACAACAAGGACGAGAAGATCGAGCCCACGCTCTATACCCGGCTCGGCGGCATCGAAACCATCTCGAAGGTGACCGATAAATTTCTGACCAACGTAGCGGCCGATGACCTCATCAACAGCCGGTTCGAGGCCACGGTGGGCAATCATTATCGCCTGCAATTGCTCCGCAACAACCTGATCGACCAAATCTGCGCCGGCACGGGCGGCCCCTGCCAGTATAAGGGAGAAACCATGCTCGATGCCCACGCCGGCATGAAAATCACCGCCGCCGAGTTCGGCGCCTTTACGGCCGACCTGACGGCAGCCCTGGATTACTATGAAGTGGCCGAACGTGAGAAGAACGACCTGCTGGCGATCCTCACCCCCATGGAATCCGATATCGTTGACAAGTAA
- a CDS encoding ComEA family DNA-binding protein → MNRIQRWVRDYFGFSRSQVNAFLILLPLMMLIVFAPAVWKNYVLPRPYDDTKDRAMLDSLVGVWEAGLEKDKVRAPEAVEPSVFRFDPNTATVEQWRALGLSAASSTRIAHYREKGGKFRVKADLLKIYGIDPAFYHRVFAYIALPENKTGAEEKKDLWDNHHKESRESRFKTNNARFDINAADTAQLKSVYGIGEKLSQRILKYRDALGGFVTLEQLTEIYGLDTAVVTRLKTKCVVLPDFRPDRININQADEKRLAAHPYLKSGVARIIVAYRFQHGEFRSVDDLRKIQGLDPKIIDKIAPYLTL, encoded by the coding sequence ATGAATCGAATACAACGTTGGGTCAGAGATTACTTTGGATTTTCCCGTTCGCAGGTGAATGCCTTTCTCATTTTACTTCCGTTGATGATGCTGATCGTTTTTGCACCGGCGGTATGGAAAAATTATGTGTTACCACGTCCATACGACGACACGAAAGATCGCGCGATGCTCGACAGCCTTGTGGGGGTCTGGGAGGCCGGTTTAGAGAAGGATAAAGTTCGAGCACCGGAGGCGGTGGAGCCGTCCGTTTTCAGGTTCGATCCCAATACGGCCACCGTTGAGCAATGGCGTGCATTGGGTTTATCGGCAGCCTCGTCGACCCGTATTGCACATTACCGGGAGAAGGGTGGAAAGTTTAGGGTAAAGGCCGACCTCCTTAAAATTTATGGCATCGACCCGGCGTTCTATCACCGCGTGTTTGCTTACATCGCCTTGCCGGAGAACAAAACGGGGGCGGAGGAAAAGAAGGATCTTTGGGATAATCACCACAAAGAAAGCAGGGAAAGCCGGTTCAAAACGAACAACGCCCGCTTCGATATCAACGCGGCCGACACCGCGCAATTGAAGAGCGTCTATGGCATCGGCGAAAAGCTATCGCAACGCATCTTGAAATACCGTGACGCACTCGGAGGATTTGTGACGCTGGAGCAACTGACGGAGATCTACGGATTGGACACGGCCGTAGTGACCCGGCTCAAGACAAAATGTGTCGTGTTGCCGGATTTCCGGCCGGATCGGATCAATATTAACCAGGCAGACGAAAAAAGGCTGGCCGCCCATCCCTATTTAAAGAGCGGTGTGGCCCGCATCATCGTCGCCTACCGATTTCAACATGGAGAATTCAGGTCCGTGGACGATCTTCGAAAGATACAAGGCCTCGACCCTAAAATCATTGATAAAATCGCACCATATTTAACCCTGTAA